A single region of the candidate division KSB1 bacterium genome encodes:
- a CDS encoding shikimate dehydrogenase, whose amino-acid sequence MVDACTRTLGLVGDPVEHSLSPLLQGLLIEALGLNWCYHAFRVRAADLPAAVAGLRALGVMGVNVTIPHKQAIVPLLDELAPEARALGAVNVVVNEQGRLVGYNTDVVGVTRALRLHGVSAQGKNVVVLGAGGAARAAVWALAQQGAAGVRVHARSIGRGQQLVHELSSTSHTTELVVLPWDEEALRRSLATAGLVVNATPVGMWPHHGQSPVPGSFFHSGMVAFDLVYNPLRTAMIRQAEKAGAQVISGLEMFIFQGLEAMALWSGRRPADEDGLYHRLRARLSKELGAHG is encoded by the coding sequence ATGGTTGACGCGTGCACGAGGACTTTGGGCCTGGTGGGCGATCCTGTGGAGCACTCGCTTTCCCCCCTGCTCCAAGGGCTGCTCATCGAGGCGCTGGGCCTCAATTGGTGTTACCACGCGTTTCGCGTACGTGCCGCCGACCTACCGGCGGCGGTGGCGGGTCTGAGGGCCCTCGGCGTGATGGGGGTGAACGTGACCATCCCGCATAAGCAAGCCATCGTGCCGCTGTTGGACGAGCTTGCACCAGAGGCGCGCGCGTTGGGCGCGGTGAACGTGGTAGTCAACGAGCAGGGGCGACTTGTCGGATACAACACTGATGTGGTGGGCGTTACCCGAGCTTTGCGCCTCCACGGCGTGAGTGCGCAAGGTAAGAATGTCGTGGTGTTAGGTGCAGGGGGCGCGGCACGTGCCGCTGTGTGGGCACTCGCCCAGCAGGGAGCAGCTGGGGTGCGGGTGCACGCTCGTTCCATCGGACGGGGGCAGCAGCTGGTGCATGAACTTTCCAGCACCAGTCATACTACCGAACTGGTGGTTCTCCCCTGGGATGAGGAAGCGTTGCGGAGGAGCCTTGCAACGGCCGGCTTGGTAGTCAACGCCACCCCGGTGGGTATGTGGCCCCACCACGGGCAGTCTCCGGTGCCGGGTTCCTTTTTCCATTCCGGTATGGTGGCATTTGACCTGGTCTACAATCCTCTCCGGACCGCGATGATAAGGCAGGCAGAGAAGGCAGGCGCGCAGGTTATCTCGGGCCTGGAGATGTTCATCTTCCAGGGGCTGGAGGCGATGGCCTTATGGTCCGGAAGGCGACCGGCGGATGAGGATGGTCTCTACCACCGCCTGCGTGCGCGATTGAGCAAGGAGTTAGGAGCTCATGGGTAG
- the aroA gene encoding 3-phosphoshikimate 1-carboxyvinyltransferase — protein MDYEIIPGGTLRGQMMVQGDKSVSHRALILGAIAEGKTRIYNLCPGRDVQSTMTCLRDLGVRIEHDGEEVVVHGVGPRGLQPCSRPLDAGNSGTTLRLLAGVLAGQRFRSTLTGDSSLRQRPMARVIEPLTRMGARIESQPGGLAPLVIEGGPLSPIDYHMPVASAQVKSAVLLAGLYASGETTVVEPAQTRDHTERLLPLFGAELVGHGGGIGVRGPAVLRGTSLSVPGDISAATFFIAAAAMVPGARVEVLGVGVNPTRTGALDVLRAMGARITVHNERGEGEPVADVLVEGAPLRAAEVDGSLVPRLIDELPVLAVVATQARGLTRIRGAKELRVKESDRIRAVAANLRAMGAQVEELEDGLSIPGPQQLRGASLESFGDHRIAMSFAVAALVAKGPTVIRSAECVDISFPGFFAFLEALRHG, from the coding sequence ATGGATTACGAGATCATCCCCGGCGGGACGTTGCGCGGCCAGATGATGGTGCAAGGGGACAAGTCCGTGTCTCATCGGGCGCTGATTCTGGGTGCCATTGCCGAGGGCAAGACGCGCATCTACAACCTCTGCCCGGGGCGCGATGTGCAGAGCACGATGACTTGCCTGCGGGATCTCGGTGTGCGCATTGAGCACGATGGCGAAGAGGTGGTGGTTCACGGCGTGGGACCGCGAGGGCTGCAACCTTGCTCACGCCCATTGGACGCCGGCAACTCAGGCACCACGCTGAGGCTGTTGGCCGGGGTGTTGGCGGGACAGCGGTTTAGGAGCACGCTCACCGGGGACTCCTCCCTGCGGCAACGACCGATGGCGCGAGTAATCGAGCCCCTTACCCGCATGGGGGCGCGCATCGAATCGCAGCCGGGTGGCCTGGCACCGCTCGTCATTGAGGGCGGACCGCTCAGTCCCATCGACTACCACATGCCCGTGGCCAGCGCACAGGTTAAGTCGGCAGTGCTCCTGGCTGGCCTTTACGCCTCGGGCGAAACTACGGTGGTGGAACCGGCACAGACGCGTGACCACACCGAGCGCCTGCTGCCTCTCTTTGGCGCAGAGCTGGTGGGACATGGCGGGGGCATAGGAGTGCGCGGGCCAGCAGTGCTGCGCGGTACTAGTCTGTCTGTCCCAGGTGACATTTCTGCGGCCACTTTCTTCATCGCTGCCGCTGCAATGGTCCCTGGTGCGCGCGTGGAGGTGCTGGGGGTAGGGGTAAACCCCACACGCACCGGTGCCCTGGACGTTCTGCGCGCAATGGGGGCTCGCATCACCGTGCACAATGAACGCGGGGAGGGCGAACCGGTGGCCGATGTGCTGGTCGAGGGGGCTCCGCTGCGGGCGGCTGAGGTGGACGGCTCGCTGGTGCCAAGGCTCATCGACGAGCTGCCCGTGCTGGCGGTGGTGGCCACGCAGGCCCGGGGGCTCACACGCATCCGTGGCGCCAAAGAGCTGCGCGTCAAGGAGAGCGACAGGATCAGGGCCGTAGCTGCAAATCTACGCGCTATGGGGGCCCAGGTGGAAGAGCTGGAGGATGGGCTGTCCATACCCGGTCCTCAGCAGCTCCGGGGTGCAAGTCTGGAGAGCTTTGGCGACCACCGCATCGCCATGAGCTTTGCCGTGGCAGCACTTGTGGCCAAGGGCCCCACCGTGATTCGCTCGGCAGAATGCGTGGACATTTCCTTTCCGGGATTCTTCGCATTTCTTGAGGCACTGCGGCATGGTTGA
- a CDS encoding prephenate dehydrogenase produces MSQDKLKVGIIGLGVIGGSLAMALKRKIPTARVLGVDEDSIAALAKELGAVDVAFGKEGTEQCVAEAELVVLATPIAEILRLLPRVAAAVRPGTIVTDVGSSKRAIVQRAEEVLSPGQYFVGGHPMAGSERQGLRAADPLLFENAVWVLTPANQTPTHVVRSLGRLLEKVGAKVLIASPALHDRVAAAVSHLPQLLAVALMNMVARHQTDMPHVLKLAAGGFRDMTRIASSPYRMWEDVLATNLEQIVPFVDEYIAALQDIRAKLLAGELEAEFESAARSRLSIPRDTKGFLKPHFDLVVQVEDRPGVIAAMAGALAAEQINIKDIEVLKVREGEAGSIRLAFESERCRTRAEELISGLGFRTRRVE; encoded by the coding sequence ATGAGCCAGGATAAGCTGAAGGTGGGGATCATCGGATTGGGTGTGATCGGGGGGTCGCTGGCCATGGCTTTGAAACGCAAGATCCCCACGGCAAGAGTCCTGGGCGTGGACGAGGACTCTATTGCCGCCCTGGCTAAGGAGCTTGGCGCGGTTGATGTCGCCTTTGGCAAAGAGGGGACTGAGCAGTGTGTGGCCGAGGCGGAGCTGGTGGTGTTGGCCACGCCGATCGCCGAGATTCTGCGGCTGTTGCCCCGCGTGGCGGCGGCAGTGCGGCCAGGCACTATTGTAACCGATGTGGGGAGCAGTAAGCGGGCGATTGTGCAAAGGGCTGAAGAGGTGCTGTCCCCCGGGCAGTACTTTGTCGGGGGGCACCCAATGGCTGGGTCGGAACGGCAAGGCCTACGCGCCGCCGACCCGCTTCTGTTCGAAAACGCGGTGTGGGTGCTCACGCCGGCAAATCAGACGCCCACCCACGTGGTGCGCTCGTTAGGCAGGCTGTTGGAAAAGGTTGGGGCCAAGGTCCTGATCGCCAGTCCTGCTCTCCACGACCGGGTGGCAGCAGCCGTGAGCCATCTTCCTCAGCTGCTGGCCGTGGCACTAATGAACATGGTGGCGCGTCATCAGACAGACATGCCGCATGTCCTGAAACTGGCTGCAGGAGGGTTCCGGGACATGACCCGCATTGCTTCCAGCCCTTACCGGATGTGGGAAGACGTGCTCGCCACCAACCTCGAACAAATCGTCCCTTTTGTGGACGAATACATTGCCGCACTGCAGGACATAAGGGCCAAGCTGCTGGCCGGCGAGCTGGAGGCAGAGTTTGAGAGCGCTGCGAGGAGCAGGTTGTCAATCCCACGCGACACCAAAGGGTTCCTCAAGCCTCACTTTGACCTCGTGGTGCAGGTGGAAGATAGGCCGGGTGTGATCGCGGCTATGGCAGGAGCGCTGGCCGCCGAGCAGATCAACATCAAGGATATAGAGGTGCTCAAGGTCCGGGAAGGGGAGGCCGGAAGCATCCGTTTGGCGTTTGAGTCAGAAAGGTGCCGCACTCGCGCCGAAGAGCTGATCAGCGGACTGGGCTTTCGCACGAGGAGGGTGGAGTAG
- the aroF gene encoding 3-deoxy-7-phosphoheptulonate synthase — protein MVVVMDDNATAEEIQAVEEKLVALGFRVHRSTGVNRTILGAIGDKRGVDTRQLEVMRGVHEVLRITEPYKLASRAFHPLDTVVRVRNVEIGADEVVVMAGPCAVESEAQIHEVAALVRKSGARILRGGAFKPRTSPYSFQGLGKEGLRYLHEAARAHELATVSEVMEARDVELVASYVDILQIGARNMQNFSLLKETGRAGKPVLLKRGMAATIEEWLMAAEHIMAAGNAEVILCERGIRTFETYTRNTMDISAIPVVKKRSHLPIIADPSHGTGLRDKVAPMARAAVAAGADGLLIEVHPRPDEALADGAQSLLPEQFAHLMEELRIIAWAIGRRVAEAP, from the coding sequence ATGGTCGTCGTCATGGACGACAATGCCACGGCCGAGGAGATTCAAGCAGTAGAAGAAAAGCTGGTCGCCCTGGGATTTCGCGTGCATCGCTCCACCGGGGTGAACCGTACTATCCTCGGTGCCATTGGCGACAAGCGTGGGGTGGACACGCGCCAGCTGGAGGTCATGCGCGGGGTGCACGAGGTGCTGCGCATCACCGAGCCCTACAAGCTGGCCAGCCGCGCTTTTCACCCCTTGGATACGGTGGTACGGGTGCGCAATGTGGAGATTGGCGCGGACGAGGTAGTGGTGATGGCGGGCCCCTGTGCGGTGGAGAGCGAGGCGCAGATTCACGAGGTGGCGGCCCTGGTGAGGAAGTCGGGTGCGCGCATCCTGCGCGGCGGAGCGTTCAAGCCGCGCACCTCGCCCTATAGTTTCCAAGGCCTGGGCAAGGAAGGGTTGCGCTACCTGCACGAGGCGGCGCGGGCGCATGAGCTGGCCACCGTGTCTGAGGTGATGGAGGCGCGCGATGTGGAGCTAGTAGCCTCGTACGTGGATATCCTGCAGATAGGCGCGCGGAACATGCAGAACTTTTCCCTCTTGAAGGAGACTGGTCGCGCTGGTAAGCCGGTGCTGCTCAAAAGAGGCATGGCCGCTACCATCGAGGAGTGGCTCATGGCGGCAGAGCACATTATGGCGGCCGGCAACGCGGAGGTTATCCTGTGCGAACGAGGCATTCGCACCTTCGAGACCTACACCCGCAACACGATGGACATCTCCGCCATACCGGTGGTGAAGAAACGCAGCCACTTGCCCATCATCGCCGATCCGAGCCACGGCACCGGGTTGCGCGACAAGGTGGCGCCCATGGCTCGAGCAGCGGTCGCGGCAGGGGCAGACGGGTTGCTCATCGAAGTGCACCCCAGACCCGATGAGGCGCTCGCGGACGGCGCTCAGTCTCTGCTCCCCGAGCAGTTCGCGCACCTCATGGAGGAGCTGCGCATCATCGCCTGGGCCATCGGCAGGCGGGTGGCGGAGGCACCATGA
- a CDS encoding TrpB-like pyridoxal phosphate-dependent enzyme yields MDRIKYQLEEKEIPRQWYNIQADLPEPLPPVLHPATGKPVGPNDLAPLFPMALIMQEVSTERWIDIPDEVRDVYALWRPTPLYRARRLEKALDTPARIFYKYEGVSPAGSHKPNTAVAQAYYNAKEGIKRITTETGAGQWGSALALGGMLFGVEVKVYMVAVSYRHKPYRRVLMETWGATCVPSPSTETKAGRAVLARDPNSPGSLGIAISEAVEEAATRDDTHYSLGSVLNHVLLHQTVIGLEAKRQMELAGLYPDIIVGCIGGGSNAAGLYLPFVKDKIDGTRPDLRVINVEPASCPTVTKGLYAYDYGDAAGLTPLLKMYTLGHDFVPPPVHAGGLRYHGMAPIVCHLHRLGLVEARAVNQVETFQAGVTFARHEGIVPAPESNHAIRVVIDEALQCKKEGKARTILFNLSGHGHFDMAAYEGYLSGKLEDYAYPIEKVQEALKRLPAVS; encoded by the coding sequence ATGGACCGAATCAAGTACCAGCTGGAGGAGAAGGAGATACCGCGGCAATGGTACAACATCCAGGCGGACTTGCCGGAGCCGCTGCCGCCGGTGCTGCACCCGGCCACAGGCAAACCCGTGGGGCCCAATGACCTGGCGCCCCTCTTCCCCATGGCGCTCATCATGCAGGAGGTGAGCACTGAGCGTTGGATTGATATTCCCGATGAAGTGCGGGACGTTTACGCCCTTTGGCGCCCCACGCCTTTGTACAGGGCCAGACGTCTGGAGAAGGCTTTAGATACCCCAGCACGTATCTTCTACAAATACGAGGGGGTGAGCCCTGCTGGTAGTCACAAGCCCAACACCGCGGTGGCGCAGGCCTACTACAATGCGAAGGAGGGGATCAAACGCATCACCACCGAGACGGGGGCCGGCCAGTGGGGGAGTGCCCTCGCGCTGGGCGGGATGCTGTTCGGCGTGGAGGTCAAGGTGTACATGGTGGCAGTCAGCTACCGGCATAAGCCCTATCGCCGCGTGCTCATGGAGACCTGGGGTGCCACCTGTGTGCCCAGTCCCAGCACCGAAACCAAGGCTGGGCGTGCGGTGCTGGCGCGCGATCCGAATAGCCCCGGCAGCTTGGGCATCGCCATCAGCGAGGCCGTAGAGGAGGCGGCCACACGCGACGACACCCACTACTCCTTAGGCAGCGTGCTCAACCATGTGCTGCTGCACCAGACAGTGATCGGGCTCGAGGCCAAACGCCAGATGGAGCTCGCCGGCTTGTACCCGGATATCATCGTCGGCTGCATCGGAGGAGGATCCAACGCCGCCGGCCTCTACCTGCCTTTTGTCAAGGACAAAATCGACGGCACACGCCCGGACCTACGGGTGATCAACGTGGAGCCGGCAAGTTGTCCCACCGTCACGAAGGGCCTCTATGCCTACGATTATGGCGACGCGGCCGGTTTGACGCCGTTGCTCAAAATGTACACCTTAGGGCACGATTTTGTGCCGCCGCCGGTGCATGCCGGTGGCCTGCGTTACCACGGGATGGCCCCTATTGTCTGCCACCTGCATCGCCTGGGGCTAGTGGAGGCGCGCGCGGTAAACCAGGTGGAGACCTTCCAAGCGGGTGTGACCTTTGCCCGTCACGAGGGCATCGTGCCGGCACCGGAGAGCAACCACGCCATCAGAGTGGTGATCGACGAGGCATTGCAGTGCAAGAAGGAGGGCAAGGCGCGGACCATCCTCTTTAACCTCAGCGGTCACGGTCATTTCGACATGGCGGCCTACGAGGGCTATCTCAGCGGCAAGTTGGAAGACTACGCTTACCCGATCGAAAAGGTCCAGGAGGCGCTCAAGCGCCTGCCGGCGGTGTCCTGA
- a CDS encoding chorismate mutase gives MDESITEMRTRIDAIDRELVRLLHERARCAIAIGAQKRRLGLAAHDPEREAAILARIETQAEGPFPPLALRQIFMAIVAACRGLQER, from the coding sequence ATGGATGAATCGATAACTGAGATGCGCACGCGCATTGATGCGATCGACCGGGAGCTTGTCAGGTTGCTTCATGAGCGCGCTCGTTGCGCCATTGCCATCGGCGCACAGAAGCGCCGCCTTGGACTGGCAGCGCACGACCCGGAGCGGGAGGCGGCAATCCTCGCGCGGATAGAGACGCAGGCAGAAGGTCCCTTCCCACCGTTGGCGCTGCGGCAGATCTTCATGGCAATTGTGGCCGCATGTCGCGGCCTGCAGGAGAGATAA
- a CDS encoding nitrous oxide-stimulated promoter family protein gives MGDVRMRREEKTVAAMIHLYCAGVHWTWQGLCCQCTELLAYARQRLARCPFGADKPTCAKCAVHCYRPEMRARIRAVMRYAGPRMLFRHPVLAFFHLVHTLRPVAELWQAVDYPAPGAGQAAE, from the coding sequence ATGGGTGATGTGCGGATGCGTCGCGAAGAAAAGACGGTAGCGGCGATGATCCACTTGTACTGCGCCGGCGTGCACTGGACATGGCAGGGCCTGTGTTGCCAGTGCACCGAGCTTCTGGCGTATGCTCGCCAGCGGCTTGCACGGTGTCCCTTTGGCGCAGATAAGCCGACATGCGCAAAATGCGCGGTGCACTGTTATCGGCCGGAGATGAGGGCCAGGATTCGTGCGGTCATGCGATATGCCGGGCCTCGCATGCTTTTCCGGCACCCGGTGTTGGCCTTCTTCCACCTGGTGCACACCCTGCGGCCGGTGGCGGAACTCTGGCAAGCGGTGGATTACCCGGCACCAGGGGCGGGCCAAGCGGCTGAGTAA